gtttaattaataCTCTGGTTTAATTGTTTTAATGTTATAGTTGAGGTGAATTGAGGTAAAAACAAATTTGATGTAACTGATTTTGTAGGATTTTAAGGGTTAAAACTGTTATTACAGGTTTTTTATAATGATGGGTagactttttaatgttttttggattgttttttttaatattaggtGTTATTATAGTGAGTTTTTGGTTGTTATATGggctatttttatattttgaggGAATGTTTGactaggttttatttttataaatgagGTAAAGCTTTGGTAATTTCTGTGGGAATTTGTTAAGAtgaatagttttatttttaggggGTACAGGAGTGccctggggtgactttatggTGCTGACATCCCCGTTtgtctgtttagcccagaaataagttttgcacctttaaggCCGGTTCTGAGGGCTCGGGGGGAGGAGAAGCGCCCAGGGAGTTGTCAGAACTGCACTCAGCCCTCCACATCCAGCTCCCGGACTGCGTTGTGTGCGGCACAGAGCGCGGGAcggagctctcctttgctttcagTTCGTTTGAGTTcgctgaggcagagaagttccctgccctgtggttttctcttttctttgcagctgtttaaacctgctctggactgaacacccacagcagcagtggccGCTTGCACCTGTGACCCGCCGGGCCGGGCATGGGCTGTGGCATTTGGGCTGATAAgagactgataagagactgataagagactgataagagactgagtgagctgaggggactttctgagtttgtcacCTCTTGGCACAGTGAGAGGTTCTGTTGTTTAATACTGATCAatttttgtgctggtgaatTGCTTTGCcggtgtcatggtttgacgcTGGCACGATGCCAgtgtccccatgaaaatacaccctccccaaatgagtgctgtgagatgcgatcaggaacagagcagagcaggctcaagcttaaaaacaagggaaaaaactttattaccCCACAACtataataaaagacacacactgaatccagaatgaaaaaaccctccaaaacattcctcctcccctcacCCAATTTCCACCTAAACACAGTGAAACACAACCctggattcctgatcaagttacCACCCCTCAGATAATCAATTCTTAGTTCATCAAGGGACAGAGGAGTCTCTCctgtaccacagacccccaggaaacacaattgcaacctcctgtgtttccatgtcacacatggcaaccgcccgtAGGAATTCTGCCACTGTGACaccctcctttccatgtcacagtgccctcaccaccgtgcatggacagactgctcatagggctcctgtaaggatgctttgccaaggaccacAAGAACAACAGTTTCTCCTTTTTGGCACCACTGTGTCCgtccgtcccccccccccccccacccattcttctcctcccctggggctgagggtccaacagtttctcctttttgggacaacagtcccccccattttctcctcccctggggccaagggtctcaagaacagagatcttcttcttgCTCaagacagagggcaccaccacaccctcctcaacttttctctgttcactccattcCTGCACTTGCAGCTGCTGAAGAGATCACTCCCACTCCTGCACTCTCTTGGCTCAAGTCATTCCATCCCCCTAAAAACGCAGTCTCTGTGTTGCAGGAGAGATTGGTTCAatctatggctatacaagaaaagtccagccaaggccactccatcatctcctcccacctagaatttcttctaacatctcaggtcccagactgtctcttttctctttcaaatcgaggaggagtagTGTTTTGCAAAACTTTCTTTTGCCAGGAAAGGGTTGAAAGTCTTGGGCTCCCAGGACGGCTGAGATCTCTCAGCAGACTGCCGAACCCCCACCTCTGTCTTCTCTGCCGGCACATGATACCAAACTTCCGGGTGGAACGggctctctctttctctctctctcactctcgGGGGGCTGCCTGGGACATCTCAGTGTTCCTTCACGCTTCTGTCCTGTGGGGGGCCGGCCTGGTTCCATTCCCCTCACCTCCCTCAGccaggccgcatggcttcctCTCCCGCAcgcagcctgtggctgggcagggcggGCCTGCACTCTTCACCGACCGCAGCACAAGAGCAAGTTCCCCTGCgcgttctctgcttttaacaaCGCCCTGCGTgctcagaggcgtgtccatgccttcagtggtcactccaagCGTCAATATCCAAATCTGagcactgattggtttgacctcaacctcctgaaaaaattcacttccctgTCAAACCAGGACAGCCGgttaaagaaacattttctcagctttttttccaaggaaatcttTTTCCCAGACCATATGGAGGTGGGGCagcttgaatttgctttctagaggaaACACCTTGAAAggtttttctcccaaaattgccctaaaccaggacacttTGCACCactttctccctcctcctcctctccctgccagctcgcagcaaagacatttcccccactggctccagctgcctcctctccctccgTCTCATTTTGCCCCCTCTGAACTCCTGGAGCCGCCTGCCCGCGGAGCCGGAGCCACCGTGGGGCCGGGAAATGGTGCAATGAATTCTGGCAGGGACtcttgggctgggctgggccaggtcaggtgcccagggccagcaaAAGCGCTCTgtgcctctcctcctgcccctgggcaggccacagaacacagcaggaaaggCTCGAGGGTCTCAGTAAAGGCAGCGGGAGATCTCTCACACAGCATGGGCATAACTGGGGAATGAGGCCTGGACTGGGGaagttaattgaatttattatcAAACAAATCAGAGCAAGGGAATGAGAGGTACCACAAATGCtaaaaatgcaccttcccccCCCCACACTGTTCTCTCCTTCCTGGGCTTCTCTTTATCCCCgattccctccctctctcctccccacaCAGTGGCACAGAGGGATGGGGGTGTTTTACTTTGAAAGGCAGGGGTCtcctaaggaaggcaggagcctccctggcAATGGAAAATGTAACCCCGCTCCCTCTGCATTATTATAATTTAGAAGTGAAGGGTCTCTCAGACACAGCTATGAGAATAGAACAGCAGCTCTTTACCGCTCTGTCCCAGGCACACAAACCCCCGCAGCGCAGCCCTGCCCCGAGCAGACACAaacccagccccggccccgctcggccgCGGGCACTTCCCCTCGGGTACAGTTCCGGGCACGGCGGGCAGGGGCGCTGGTGGCAGGGCCGGGGCAGCGGCAGCCGGgtctgagcagggcagggagaggcgaGCTCAGGATCCGGCAACCGAGCAGGGGGGACAGGGCCCTGGGGCACTGAGCGGGATAATAAGGGCCCTGTTCAGGGGCTGCTCTCACAAGCACAGGCTCACCccacagcagaggaagcagctctgggctcgGTTATGGCCGTGGCAGCGAATTCCCTtccccaagcagcagctcttgaCAATCCTCCTCCAAAGCCGAGAGAGAGAGCCAGCAGCTGACAGATCCTTCTTCACAGTCAGGGGCCTGATGCCGAAAGTGTGATTCTTCCTCAGCACGTGTCAGCcgctcttcttcctcttccaaagACAGTCCAGATGTGTCATGTGCAGACCAGTATGTGATGATTTCCAAGAGCCCAGGGGAATTTGGATTTCCCAGTAGAGCTTGTTATATAATGttataaataacaaatatagTTATTGGCTTTCGCATTTAGGTATTAATAAAGGTGCAGCTGAGGAAGGAGAGCCCTGTGCCGGGCTAAGAAGTGAAGCTGGCAGTACCCAGCGTGGACAAGGTTCTTTCTCCAGCCCTGTTACAGGGCAGCTTGGGCCTTGCTGCAGACATACGGCCGCTCATTTGAGCAGCTCATAGTCCTGAATTTATCATCAGCCAGGTACACACACTCAGAATTGCCCAGGACAGGAaccctgcagggaggagcagagacaGCGCTGGTTCCCAGGGGAACACCTTgtgcccctgtccccccaggccctgcccggCTCCCCGGCACTCACGAGGAGCTGTAGCTGCTGCCATCCCCCCAGTGCAGGCGCTCGCCCCGTCTGCGCAGCCCGAGCCAGTAATCGACGTTCCCGCGGAGGCGGAAGAGCAAATCCTGCCAAGGAGAGAGGAGTGGGAGCTGCCCGGGCCCCTCAGGGGGACAcgggcccggggctgcccccgcACGCCGGGGCTCCTTCCCTGCAAGGCCCCGGCACAgggctgcacccccagccctaCCAGCACCCAGCCCGGCCCAGGAGCACCCCCAGGCTCCCCTCAGCCACCCCACACCACCCGCAGCCCCTCACTCACCATTTCCTCATCCTTGAGAATGGCCAGGGAGGCCCCGAGCTCGGAGCACCGTTCCTGACCCTGCTCCCAGGTGCTGTAATCCCTTGACAAGTAGTAGCAGACTCCATTGTACCCAACCCAGCCACGGGGACAGCCCAGAACCAACAGCGGAGTCGCAGGTGTAAGtggaagctgtgctgctggagggggaagaggagaaggtcTGCGGATtcccctctgcagggagcagggacccCGCTCTGCCCCGAGGGGCTGGGCCCAGCCTGCTGCCCCTCCCTTACCTGACTGCACAGCCAAGGCCACCCCCaaagccagcaccagcaccaggagcagcagaatcAGCAACGCCACGAGCACGGGATGGGAGCTGAACCATTTACCTGGAACAGgaaagagctgctggctgcGAGAACCAGACCCGGCCCTGGAATCTGCTCACCCCGTGCCCAGGGAGCACAGGAGGGACCCCTCAGCCAGTGTGCCCCTCACtcagctggcagccagagagCCAAGAGCCTGGGCATAGCCAGGCACACAGCTGTGGGGAtaggctgcagcagcagaactgcacagccttgggggcagctggggctcTTGCTTCCAGCCACTGAtggagcccagcagagcaccAGGCCTCTTCCAGACATCGGGAAACAGCCACACacctgccagccctgtccctgggagGTGACACTGTCCCCTCCCTAGAGGCCACAGGGGTGGCCCTGCACTCACCCGGGAATCTTCTGAGTGCATTCCCTGTTGCTGCTctgttctccagagccttcTTCACCACCCCATGAGTGGAGCAGAATTCACTCTCCTCCAGCTCACTGCCCACATCTCTCTCCCTGGAACAAACAGCACCTTGCTCCCGAGTCATCAGGAGTGCTGACAAATCCTTTCGGAGATCGCCTCGGGAACAGCTTTACACCCGCGGTGATGGCACCCTGAAAGGGACACGATGAGAGGTCACTGCTGGTCCCGGCCCTGCGGGACACCGAGGCTCAGCAGGGCggtgccagctctggctgcgctgTCCCCGCTGCCCAGAGGTGCGGCAGCAGCTGCGGGGACAAGCGCAGCCTCCGGGAGCTCTGCGGtcgccgcagccccggcccctgtggctctgcagccgCTGCAGCCCAGCTCCGTGCCGGGACAGGCGCTGAGAGCGCCTGGCAGCTGCCGGATGCTGCCGGCGCAGGGCAGCTGCGGCTCGGAGTCCGCCTGCCGAGGAGCAAGAACCAGCAGCCCCGGGGGCTCACGATTGTCCCCCGCATTCCCTGCCCCGGCGGCTCGGAGCCCGGGGACACCGAGCGCCGGCACAGCCGCTTCGGCTCCCTGCCTGGGACCACGGAGCGGCTCCTCACAGAGAGAGAGGGCAGCGCCGAGAAGCCTCGGCCCCGGAGCAGGCAGCATGCGGCGCTTTCTGCCCCGCCCGGCACGTGGAACGCTTTGGGCTCTGAGGCACGTTCAAGTCCATCCCGGGCCAGCCCCGAGCCGGGCACGGACACCTCCCGCCCGAACAGCTGCCCCAAGCCCGATGCCATCACTTCTGCGGCACCGGCTCGTCCCCAGCGATCCGGGCAAGGAGATCGCGGGCAGCCGCTCCCTCCGCTGTTGCGGCCAGAATCGCTGCTACTAATGTCCAGGGTAAGGAAGCAAAGAGGGCCTTTGTTGTAGATGTCAGTGAACctaatgggaagaatgatgatgtctaactctgGTTCAGAAgattgaatgatttctttattataattctgctataatacattaatatactatataaaagaggatactaaaaactacgtGCTACTTTCTCTAAATATCATATTTAACTActaacaactcgtgaccctggTCTCTAAAGTCCAGACACAagtggatccgattggcc
This region of Vidua macroura isolate BioBank_ID:100142 chromosome 8, ASM2450914v1, whole genome shotgun sequence genomic DNA includes:
- the LOC128810739 gene encoding C-type lectin domain family 2 member B-like isoform X2; this encodes MTREQGAVCSRERDVGSELEESEFCSTHGVVKKALENRAATGNALRRFPGKWFSSHPVLVALLILLLLVLVLALGVALAVQSAQLPLTPATPLLVLGCPRGWVGYNGVCYYLSRDYSTWEQGQERCSELGASLAILKDEEMDLLFRLRGNVDYWLGLRRRGERLHWGDGSSYSSSVPVLGNSECVYLADDKFRTMSCSNERPYVCSKAQAAL
- the LOC128810739 gene encoding C-type lectin domain family 2 member B-like isoform X1, with product MTREQGAVCSRERDVGSELEESEFCSTHGVVKKALENRAATGNALRRFPGKWFSSHPVLVALLILLLLVLVLALGVALAVQSAAQLPLTPATPLLVLGCPRGWVGYNGVCYYLSRDYSTWEQGQERCSELGASLAILKDEEMDLLFRLRGNVDYWLGLRRRGERLHWGDGSSYSSSVPVLGNSECVYLADDKFRTMSCSNERPYVCSKAQAAL
- the LOC128810425 gene encoding uncharacterized protein LOC128810425, with translation MPGGFAPPQGRSDSGGVRSSEENLSRREKPSHPPGSGKIRAIREWGKPSHPGVGKPGLGELRRRAGKAELPPHGARDAAGQPRAGRADTRRGCGTGRSRCVWPRAEWRRRPEPGEAAAELGGCSSPDPSDFSPCSYVPEPLPPYSLIGPYLLLPRDQGHPRPPGKEENLDGPCVCAWDLNILRADCIKYLWIPCKSLWFTDIYNKGPLCFLTLDISSSDSGRNSGGSGCPRSPCPDRWGRAGAAEVMASGLGQLFGREVSVPGSGLARDGLERASEPKAFHVPGGAESAACCLLRGRGFSALPSLSVRSRSVVPGREPKRLCRRSVSPGSEPPGQGMRGTIVSPRGCWFLLLGRRTPSRSCPAPAASGSCQALSAPVPARSWAAAAAEPQGPGLRRPQSSRRLRLSPQLLPHLWAAGTAQPELAPPC